From Linepithema humile isolate Giens D197 chromosome 8, Lhum_UNIL_v1.0, whole genome shotgun sequence, one genomic window encodes:
- the LOC105669653 gene encoding uncharacterized protein, translating to MVVNQNYIDPHEFLKNVRNMVIERIQGVMVEHNSVKINTAFNGEFVAGDKNAVKTIATKNCELFPTSDLHEWYTRHVENDILAALEEFQERDSGWALSRILNLTVNVNKFNPLHAGCHIELSRKIMLKRAVVNVQSTDNACFAWAVVAALYPAEKHPERTIEYPHYSTVLNLYDIEFPVTLSQISKFEKLNAISVNVFTTQDSKIVPLRLTDDKKEKHVNLLYVRKNNDAHFACIKNLPRLVSSQLSKHTHKMYICDRCLHYFYTREKLSVHSVDCGKMNDCAVVLPSEDDKWLTFRNYNRKERVPFVVYADLECTLEKKEDQDGTTYAYQHHRAFSVGYYVSCAYDNSLSSYKSYRGENCTAWFVNELHDLTHRVKAIRTTVVPMADLTREESEEFRSAVTCHVCEKPLTADDTRVRDHCHLTGRYRGAAHSSCNLNYID from the exons ATGGTTGTCAATCAAAACTATATAGATCCACACgagtttttgaaaaacgtgagAAATATGGTTATCGAGCGGATCCAGGGCGTCATGGTGGAACACAACAGCGTCAAGATTAACACCGCGTTCAACGGGGAATTCGTCGCGGGCGACAAGAATGCCGTGAAGACCATCGCCACCAAAAATTGCGAGTTGTTTCCCACATCCGATCTCCACGAGTGGTACACGCGGCACGTGGAGAATGATATTCTGGCGGCTCTGGAGGAGTTTCAGGAACGCGATAGCGGATGGGCGTTGTCGCGTATCCTGAATCTCACCGTCAATGTGAACAAGTTCAATCCTCTGCACGCGGGATGCCACATCGAGTTATCGCGgaaaattatgctaaaaagGGCGGTGGTCAACGTGCAATCGACGGACAATGCGTGTTTCGCGTGGGCAGTCGTCGCCGCTCTATATCCAGCGGAAAAACATCCGGAAAGAACGATAGAATACCCACATTACTCGACGGTGTTGAATCTGTACGACATCGAGTTCCCCGTGACGCTGTCACAAATATCAAAGTTCGAGAAACTAAACGCCATCTCCGTCAACGTCTTTACCACCCAAGACTCCAAAATCGTCCCTCTGCGGCTCACCGACGACAAAAAAGAGAAGCACGTCAACCTGCTATACGTGCGTAAAAACAACGATGCACACTTTGCGTGCATAAAGAACCTGCCGCGGTTGGTGAGTTCACAACTGAGCAAGCACAcacataaaatgtacatttgcgatcg gtgTCTACACTACTTTTATACACGGGAGAAGTTGTCAGTCCACAGCGTCGACTGCGGGAAAATGAACGACTGCGCCGTCGTTCTCCCCAGCGAGGACGACAAGTGGCTGACGTTCCGGAATTACAATCGGAAGGAGCGGGTTCCGTTTGTAGTTTACGCCGATCTCGAATGTACGCTCGAGAAAAAGGAGGATCAGGACGGTACTACTTACGCCTATCAACATCACAGAGCCTTTAGCGTAGGATATTATGTAAGTTGCGCTTACGATAATTCGCTCTCTAGTTATAAGTCATATCGCGGTGAGAATTGCACAGCGTGGTTCGTCAACGAACTGCACGATTTGACGCACCGCGTGAAAGCGATCCGCACCACCGTCGTCCCCATGGCGGATCTTACGCGGGAGGAATCGGAGGAATTCCGTAGCGCCGTAACGTGTCACGTGTGCGAGAAACCCTTAACAGCGGACGACACGCGGGTGCGCGATCATTGTCATCTGACCGGGCGTTACCGCGGTgccgcgcactcgtcgtgcaatctaaattacatagactag
- the LOC137001724 gene encoding uncharacterized protein, translating into MDILDIVDEPVFDERIVKYEMHTYNPYANTTLGHSDEIRIPIQQQDLYTLPCESFLYVEGKLVMNPTGENRDVLCIMGNNCVAFMFEEMRYELDGVEIDRNRNAGITTTIKNYISLTTEKSKMLKYASWNPNGYSLIDGNFNFCVPLNALFGFCEDYKRIVINARHELVLIRSRNDNNCLVGRAGANPTIELLKIQWRMPHVSLSEVNKLSLLRTLESGRYLSVCFRSWDLYEFPLLQNTTKHSWAIKAATQLEKPRYVIYALQTGRKNVLSENAAQFDDCKLTNVRLHLNSDFYPYDDMNLDFDRNRYVILYNMYARFRKAYYGQDDTYLDIDDFLITGPFVVIDCSRQNDSVKNATVDVRIEFDCKENIPANITAYCLVIHDRMVEYNPLNNIVRRLV; encoded by the coding sequence atggatatactcgacattgttgacgagcccgtcttcgacgagcgtatcgtgaaatatgagatgcacacgtacaatccgtacgCTAACACGACGTTGGGACACAGCGACGAGATACGAATACCTATACAACAACAGGATTTGTACACGTTGccgtgtgagagttttctctacgttgaaggaaaactcgttaTGAATCCTACCGGTGAGAATAGAGATGTCCTGTGTattatgggaaataattgtgtcgcgttcatgtttgaagaaatgcgatacgagctcgacggagttgaaatcgatcgtaacagaaacgCTGGAATAACAACGacgatcaaaaattatatatcgctgacgacggagaagagcaagatgctgaaatacgcatcgtggaatccAAATGGATATTCGTTGAtcgatggaaactttaatttttgcgttccgctCAATGCTCTGTTTGGATTCTGCGAGGACTACAAGCGCATCGTGATCAACGCTcgtcacgaacttgtattgatacgatcgcgcaacgataacaATTGTCTCGTAGGACGAGCCGGTGCGAATCCGACGATCGAGctactcaagatacagtggcgaatgcctcacgtatctctgagcgaagtcaacaagctgtctcttcttcgaactttggaaagcggACGATATCTGAGCGTGTGCTTCCGTTCGTGGGATCTGTACGAGTTTCCTCTGCTGCAAAACACGACCAAGCATTCCTGGGCGATCAAAGCCGcgacgcaattggaaaaaccgcgatacgtaatctacgctctccaaaccggtcgaaaaaacgtactgtctgAAAACGCTGCGCAATTTGACGAttgtaaactcaccaatgtgagactgcatctgaattcagatttttatccgtacgacgaCATGAACTTGGATTTCGACAGAAATCGATACGTTATACTGTACAACATgtatgcgcgtttccgcaaagcCTATTACGGACAGGACGATACGTATTTGGATATCGATGATTTCTTGATAACCGGTCCGttcgtagtcatagattgttcgcgacaaaacgactctgTCAAGAACGCCACCGTCgacgtgcgaatagaatttgattgtaaggaaaatataccggccaacatcaccgcctattgtctcgttatacacgatcgaatggtcgaatataatccactgaacaacattgtgcgcagactcgtgtga
- the LOC137001723 gene encoding uncharacterized protein: MSLERRSLVDELHAPARRNFTRRPVVVKGYDDLWQADIVEMRPYSRSNGGYNYILTVIDVLSKYAWAVPLKTKGGIKTSKKHGINHYSTYSVMKASVVERLNRTLKNEMWKFFTLAGSYKWIDDLPRLVSEYNGRKHRTIGMRPIDVTPEIAKGLLSTVYSRIKIAAPAKFRIAAVQRTNPVTYLIKDYRRDPVAGGFYEHELLKTAQPDVYLVEKVLRRKDDKVFVKWLGFDNSHNSWINKDDVL; encoded by the exons ATGAGCCTGGAGAGGAGATCGCTCGTGGACGAGCTCCACGcaccggcgagaagaaactttacgcgtCGGCCAGTCGTCGTGAAAGGATACGATGATTTGTGGCAGGCTGACATTGTCGAGATGAGACCGTACTCGCGATCCAACGGCGGTTACAACTACATTTTAACCGTTATCGATGTGTTGAGCAAGTACGCGTGGGCCGTGCCCTTAAAGACCAAAGGTGGAATCAAAACGTCCAaa aaacacggcatcaatcattattcgacaTACTCGGTCATGAAGGCTTCGGTGGTGGAACGATTGAATCGCACGTTGAAGAACGAAATGTGGAAGTTTTTCACGCTCGCGGGATCGTACAAGTGGATCGACGATTTACCGCGATTGGTCTCGGAATACAACGGTCGTAAACATCGTACGATCGGTATGCGCccgatcgatgtcactcccGAGATCGCAAAGGGACTCTTGAGCACCGTGTAcagtagaataaaaattgccgcgccggcgaaattcagg atcgccgcggtgcaacgtaccaatcctgtgacgtatctgattaaagattacCGCAGAGATCCGGTCGCGGGAGGCTTTTACGAGCACGAATTGCTCAAGACCGCTCAACccgacgtttatctcgtggagaaggTGTTGCGTCGAAAGGACGACAAGgtgtttgtaaagtggttgggattcgacaattcgcacaactcttggataaataaagacgatgtattgtaa
- the LOC137001722 gene encoding uncharacterized protein, whose amino-acid sequence MSKMEKESSRILVRRYALTKTSYKYLDIGINVSTSSRVEIALGDNHSKELRLSYDVWKELMNQRDIITSFFKNDVDEVPSQTVGHCTLSFGKMNNLKVMRLATSALCLIMSNRTVCNMFALEYCVDCINHSLNNITGTVDVKFAHFSEIARNAKDPDHVAIRKSDLFDKNNIIDCELVTQVFAEL is encoded by the coding sequence atgtcaaagatggaaaaagaatCATCTAGGATCTTGGTTAGAAGATACGCGTTGACAAAAACCAGTTACAAATATCTCGACATCGGAATCAACGTCTCAACGTCGAGCCGTGTGGaaatcgctctcggtgacaaCCATAGTAAGGAGCTACGTCTATCATACGACGTATGGAAAGAACTCATGAATCAACGGGACATCATCACCAGCTTCTTTAAGAACGATGTGGACGAAGTACCGTCTCAGACCGTTGGACACTGCACGTtaagttttggaaaaatgaaCAACCTAAAAGTAATGCGCCTGGCAACATCAGCGTTATGTTTAATCATGTCAAACCGAACCGTGTGTAACATGTTTGCACTTGAATATTGCGTAGACTGTATCAATCATTCGTTGAACAACATCACCGGTACGGTTGATGTCAAGTTCGCACACTTTTCAGAAATCGCGAGGAATGCGAAGGACCCCGATCACGTGGCGATTCGCAAAAGCGATTTAttcgataagaataatataattgattgtgaACTGGTGACTCAGGTCTTTGCGGAGTTGTAA
- the LOC137001765 gene encoding uncharacterized protein: protein MPSYDPSEPSSYLMYYDVNNLYGWAMYQPLPYAKFRWVDDVASFDVMSVASDSATGYVLEVDLEYPVNLHDAHADLPFCPTCDKPPGKRELKLLATLYDKQRYVIHYRNLQQCVRHGLRIAKIHRVLQFAQSPWLRGYIELNTQFRTRAKNDFEKNLYKLMNNAVFGKTMENVRNHTDVRLVTQWDGRYGAEAMIAKPNFHSRSVFSEDLIAVELRKLEVKFDKPIYVGMCILDISKTCLYEFHYEYMAPLYRDNCKIMYTDTDSLIYFLHCEDAYRDMKRDISKFDTSDYSEDNAYGMPRANKKVPGLMKDENNGAIMTEFVGLRAKMYALRVTGQKDTKKVKGVKKSVVARTITFDDYTRCLNAEIELTRRQSCIRSKMHEVYTVSESKLALSPYDDKRHVVSGSTDTLPWGHREIHL, encoded by the coding sequence ATGCCATCCTACGACCCATCGGAACCGTCATCGTACCTAATGTACTATGATGTAAACAATTTGTACGGGTGGGCGATGTATCAACCGTTGCCCTACGCCAAATTTCGATGGGTCGATGATGTCGCGAGCTTTGACGTAATGTCCGTTGCATCCGATTCGGCTACCGGTTACGTGCTGGAAGTCGATCTCGAGTATCCGGTGAATCTTCACGACGCGCACGCCGACCTGCCGTTCTGCCCGACGTGCGATaagccgcccggcaagcgggagCTCAAGTTACTCGCAACGCTGTACGATAAGCAGCGTTATGTCATCCACTATCGTAATCTGCAACAATGCGTGCGACATGGTCTgcgaattgcaaagattcaccgcgtactgcaattcgcgcaatctccGTGGCTCCGCGGATACATAGAACTGAATACACAGTTTCGGACACGGGcgaaaaatgatttcgaaaaaaatttgtacaaattgatgaacaacgcggttttcggcaaaaccatggagaatgtgcgaaatcaCACGGATGTCCGGCTCGTTACACAGTGGGATGGTCGGTACGGAGCGGAGGCTATGATCGCGAAACCGAATTTCCACAGCCGAAGCGTGTTCTCGGAGGATCTGATCGCCGTAGAGTTGCGAaaactcgaagtgaaattcgacaagccgatctacgtgggtatgtgcatcctcgacatatccaagacctgcttgtacgagtttcactacgagtacatggcgcctctctaccgcgacaattgcaaaattatgtacaccGATACCGACAGTCTGATATACTTTCTGCACTGCGAGGACGCGTATCGGGATATGAAACGCGATATATCCAAATTCGACACGAGCGACTACTCCGAGGACAACGCTTACGGTATGCCGCGCGCCAACAAGAAAGTACCCGGTCTGATGAAAGACGAGAATAACGGCGCGATCATGACGGAATTTGTCGGACTGAGAGCGAAGATGTACGCGTTGAGAGTCACCGGACAAAAAGACACCAAAAAGGTTAAAGGTGTAAAAAAGAGTGTAGTCGCTAGAACGATAACGTTCGACGACTACACTCGGTGCCTCAATGCCGAAATCGAGCTGACGCGGCGTCAATCGTGCATCCGCTCAAAGATGCACGAGGTGTACACCGTGTCGGAGTCGAAGCTCGCGCTCAGTCCGTACGACGATAAGCGGCACGTCGTATCCGGTTCCACCGACACTCTACCATGGGGACATCGCGagatacatttgtaa